The Magnetococcus marinus MC-1 genome contains the following window.
CCCCTAACCTGACCAGTTGTAGCAACTGCCAGGAGCCTATGATGCCCCACCGCGTTTGCCCCAAATGTGGCTGGTACGATGGGCGTGAAGTGGTGAGCATGGAAGAGTAAAACGATGTGCCGCCCTGCACCATCTGCAAGGGCTGTTTAAGTTAAAAAAGCGACCTGTGGAAGAGGGTCCGGTTTAGGTTGAACCGGATCGGGGTAGTGCCCAGTTGGGCCGATGGAGTACTCTGTCACCCCTATCTTCTATGGGTCGCTTTTTCCTTGTTTGAGCCTGTCCAATAAACGGGGTGTCGTGTCGTGACCGTTCGTATTGCTCTGGATGCCATGGGTGGTGATAACGCCCCACGCGCTGTCATTGAAGGGATGTTGGAAGTTCAAAAAAAACGTCCTGAGGTGGTTTTTACCTTGGTGGGTATTGAATCCCGCATCCGTCAAGAGTTGGAGCAGATGGGCGTTGAAGAGGATGGCTTTCGCATTTGGCACGCCAGTG
Protein-coding sequences here:
- the rpmF gene encoding 50S ribosomal protein L32 gives rise to the protein MAVPKKKSSKSKGRSRAAHHAIKAPNLTSCSNCQEPMMPHRVCPKCGWYDGREVVSMEE